One window of Microtus pennsylvanicus isolate mMicPen1 chromosome X, mMicPen1.hap1, whole genome shotgun sequence genomic DNA carries:
- the Tex13a gene encoding testis-expressed protein 13A, giving the protein MALNPEDLGSGFRHSKVSTFINEQMAKHDKGPDFYLENLSLSWEEVEDKLKVILEDSEVPSEAREACAWGTLALGVRFAHRQGCLQGHGVQWLQDLSSMHKVSPLSLTSDLKQLTHQQETERKELAIQLQMVQAKLEEVQRERDLLRLKILQAELRALPAAVKPAVTLPPAFVRRTGTQWSAGKENLAELMAAAKGRQGRAEMTAATMTETVTGPEEASEETNGSIMHLLGVMKWKNYPLKRQRAGDLRSKESSMCSLSQSLNLRSASSSEPITVQLPASFTYSYESPFPAMPTTSQLPTIDRPPQVHPYPMACEVSHLSDLGIHRGDHQELQKDKRTTAFRRPGDWDCPWCKAVNFSRRENCFHCGKGIWLQNP; this is encoded by the exons ATGGCCTTGAATCCTGAGGATCTTGGTAGTGGGTTCCGGCACAGCAAGGTGTCGACATTCATCAACGAACAAATGGCCAAGCACGACAAAGGCCCTGATTTCTACCTTGAAAACCTCTCCCTATcctgggaagaggtggaagaCAAGCTCAAAGTTATCCTGGAGGATAGCGAGGTGCCTAGCGAGGCTCGTGAAGCCTGTGCTTGGGGCACCTTGGCCTTGGGGGTGCGTTTCGCTCACAGGCAAGGCTGCCTCCAGGGGCACGGGGTGCAGTGGCTACAagacttgtctagcatgcataagGTGTCTCCACTATCCTTGACATCAGACCTAAAGCAGCTCACTCACCAACAAGAGACGGAACGGAAGGAGTTAGCTATCCAGCTTCAAATGGTCCAGGCCAAACTGGAAGAGGTGCAGAGAGAGCGAGACCTGCTGAGACTGAAGATCCTCCAGGCA GAGCTGAGGGCTCTCCCAGCTGCAGTTAAACCGGCTGTGACCCTTCCTCCAGCTTTTGTCAGAAGAACAGGGACACAATGGTCAGCTGGAAAGGAAAACTTGGCGGAGTTAATGGCTGCTGCTAAAGGAAGACAAGGCAGAGCGGAGATGACAGCCGCTACTATGACAGAGACCGTAACTGGCCCTGAAGAGGCTTCGGAGGAGACCAATGGAAGTATCATGCACCTTCTTGGAGTCATGAAGTGGAAAAATTATCCCTTGAAGAGGCAGAGAGCAGGTGATCTGAGATCGAAGGAATCATCCATGTGCTCTCTCTCCCAGTCCCTGAATCTGAGATCCGCATCCTCCTCTGAACCCATTACTGTCCAACTCCCTGCCTCATTCACATACTCCTATGAAAGCCCCTTCCCAGCCATGCCCACCACATCCCAACTACCGACCATAGACAGACCACCTCAGGTGCATCCCTATCCCATGGCCTGTGAGGTGAGCCACCTGTCTGATTTGGGAATCCACAGAGGAGATCATCAGGAACTACAGAAAGACAAGAGAACAACAGCGTTTCGCAGGCCAGGGGACTGGGACTGCCCTTGGTGTAAAGCTGTGAATTTTTCAAGAAGGGAAAACTGCTTCCACTGTGGGAAGGGAATCTGGCTCCAAAACCCTTAG